A stretch of Candidatus Kryptoniota bacterium DNA encodes these proteins:
- a CDS encoding (Fe-S)-binding protein, which translates to MRVFLFVPCFIDQFFPNVALSATKVLEHLGCEIVFPVEQTCCGQPAFNSGYVEEARVVAMHEANAFIRFGANVNNTHDDSFNPNNDYIVGLSGSCVAMIRNYYPGLLSELPGFSNIADQFTDRVYEFTEFIAKVIGVEKFSGKLDAVVSFHDSCHGLRELGLYEEPRSLLARIKGLRLVELPYNDVCCGFGGTFSVKFPEISSAMADEKLQRLKSTGADILVSGDSSCLMHLQGRARRLSIQTRFAHIAEIMGESIR; encoded by the coding sequence ATGCGCGTTTTCCTTTTCGTACCATGCTTCATAGATCAATTCTTTCCTAATGTTGCGCTCAGCGCAACTAAGGTTTTAGAACATTTGGGTTGTGAGATTGTCTTCCCTGTTGAGCAGACATGTTGCGGACAGCCGGCGTTTAACTCGGGCTACGTGGAGGAAGCGCGCGTTGTCGCCATGCATGAGGCAAACGCATTTATAAGGTTCGGCGCGAATGTTAATAACACTCACGATGATTCGTTTAACCCTAACAATGATTATATCGTCGGTTTGTCAGGCTCTTGCGTAGCGATGATTCGGAATTATTATCCGGGCCTTCTCTCTGAATTACCCGGCTTCTCAAATATTGCCGATCAATTCACTGATAGGGTCTATGAGTTCACGGAGTTTATCGCGAAGGTAATCGGAGTCGAGAAGTTCTCCGGCAAGCTGGACGCGGTCGTGTCCTTTCACGACTCTTGTCACGGGCTGAGAGAGCTTGGTTTGTATGAAGAACCCCGCAGCCTCCTGGCGAGAATCAAGGGATTGAGACTAGTGGAACTTCCCTACAATGATGTCTGTTGCGGGTTCGGCGGAACTTTTTCAGTGAAATTCCCCGAGATTTCAAGCGCCATGGCGGATGAAAAGCTGCAAAGACTGAAGTCAACTGGAGCCGATATACTTGTGTCCGGAGATAGCAGCTGTCTGATGCACCTTCAAGGTCGGGCGCGACGGCTTTCGATTCAGACCAGGTTCGCCCACATCGCGGAGATAATGGGGGAAAGCATCCGGTGA
- a CDS encoding LutB/LldF family L-lactate oxidation iron-sulfur protein, which translates to MAATDFKNRYRNEISNAQLRNNLSKATLQAVDKRLESFKELDFESFRNDARRIKDEAIGHLNEYLSHFEDAASKNGCNLFYAETPDRVKEYILDLAKRHGVKSIVKSKSMVTEEIELVQYLEEHGIETVETDLGEYIVQLAGEKPSHITTPAIHKSRNEIAALFHEKLGTALNNDPAFLTAEARTVLREKFLSAGMGISGANFLVADTGDIVIVENEGNARLSTSSPAIHVVVAGIEKVIPRFADLRIFMRLLARSSTGQKLTSYVSLIRGPQKQDEKDGPAEVHIILLDNGRTKLLGGEYRDVLNCIRCGACLNVCPVYRTIGGHAYGSVYPGPIGSLVTPLYFGIENARELPFASSLCGNCTQVCPVGIDIHHHLLTLRSEIVTRSSPFLERMMFRYFKSMMLRPRRFNLIGRIGRFLSEKKLFRGIAGGWTRFRELPESPGHSFREVFKTRENS; encoded by the coding sequence ATGGCGGCGACAGACTTCAAGAACCGGTATAGAAACGAGATCTCCAACGCCCAGCTGCGCAACAATCTTTCGAAGGCAACGCTGCAGGCGGTTGACAAACGCCTGGAGTCATTCAAAGAACTGGATTTTGAATCTTTCCGGAATGACGCGAGAAGAATTAAAGACGAAGCAATCGGTCATCTCAATGAGTATCTCTCGCATTTTGAGGATGCTGCTTCAAAGAACGGCTGCAATTTGTTTTACGCTGAGACTCCTGACAGAGTAAAAGAGTATATCCTTGATCTCGCGAAGCGGCACGGTGTGAAATCTATTGTAAAGTCAAAATCGATGGTGACGGAGGAGATCGAGCTGGTTCAATATCTCGAAGAACACGGCATCGAGACTGTGGAAACTGACCTAGGAGAATACATCGTACAGCTGGCCGGTGAAAAACCGTCGCACATAACAACGCCTGCCATACACAAGTCGCGTAACGAGATTGCCGCTCTTTTCCATGAGAAGCTCGGGACTGCGCTAAACAATGATCCGGCTTTTCTCACTGCTGAGGCCAGAACCGTCCTCAGGGAAAAATTCCTTTCTGCGGGTATGGGAATTTCCGGGGCGAACTTTCTTGTTGCCGATACGGGTGACATTGTAATTGTAGAGAATGAAGGTAATGCCAGACTCTCTACTTCCTCTCCGGCAATCCATGTGGTTGTAGCCGGAATTGAAAAGGTGATCCCACGATTTGCCGATCTGAGAATCTTCATGCGGCTGCTTGCGCGGAGCAGCACCGGCCAGAAGTTGACAAGTTACGTTTCGTTGATTCGCGGGCCACAGAAGCAGGACGAAAAAGACGGCCCGGCTGAAGTCCACATAATATTGCTGGATAACGGAAGGACCAAGTTGCTCGGCGGCGAGTACCGGGACGTTTTGAACTGCATTCGCTGCGGCGCTTGCCTCAATGTCTGTCCGGTCTACAGAACTATCGGGGGACATGCATACGGATCAGTATACCCTGGACCGATCGGTTCCCTCGTGACCCCGCTTTACTTTGGGATCGAAAACGCTCGTGAGCTTCCATTTGCGTCTTCGCTTTGTGGAAACTGCACACAAGTCTGTCCGGTGGGAATCGATATTCATCACCACCTCTTGACTTTGAGGAGTGAAATCGTCACGAGAAGCAGTCCATTTCTTGAACGGATGATGTTTCGGTATTTCAAATCAATGATGCTGAGACCGCGGAGGTTCAATTTGATTGGGAGGATAGGTAGATTCCTTTCGGAGAAGAAACTTTTTCGGGGAATTGCCGGCGGCTGGACCAGGTTCCGTGAGCTTCCCGAATCACCCGGGCATTCGTTCAGGGAGGTTTTCAAGACGAGAGAGAATTCATGA